The following are encoded together in the Streptomyces sp. NBC_00341 genome:
- a CDS encoding Lrp/AsnC family transcriptional regulator produces MDALDMQILRTLQCAPRAPFRLIGEVNGVSEQTAARRYHALRRSGVMRVVGLVDPAVYGEARWVARIRCRPDRVGPLADSLTRRPDIAYASIASGGSEIICVIRSPLDTQREDMLLQQLPRSAAVLDLSIDLLIHPFDTPGTSGWTGYGGHLTPEQEERLTGGPSPAPAGPPLPPDAEDAPLLAALAEDGRTSHTRLAEVTGWSKGRVARRLESLESSGALSYDIDLLPERLGYRLNATLWLRVAPARLERTGHEIAGHEEVAFAGATSGDHNVMAIVTCRDAQDFYRYLTTRLAAVPGVDAYGVSIRARRLKQAASLISHGRLVHPVPG; encoded by the coding sequence ATGGACGCATTGGACATGCAGATCCTCCGCACACTCCAGTGCGCGCCGAGGGCCCCGTTCCGGCTCATCGGTGAGGTGAACGGGGTGTCGGAGCAGACCGCGGCCCGCCGCTACCACGCCCTGCGCCGCAGCGGGGTGATGCGGGTCGTGGGCCTGGTCGACCCCGCCGTGTACGGGGAGGCGCGGTGGGTCGCGCGCATCCGCTGCCGCCCCGACCGGGTCGGTCCGCTGGCCGACTCCCTCACCCGGCGTCCCGACATCGCCTACGCGAGCATCGCCTCGGGCGGTTCGGAGATCATCTGCGTCATCCGCTCGCCGCTGGACACCCAGCGCGAGGACATGCTGCTCCAGCAGCTGCCCAGGTCAGCGGCCGTGCTCGACCTGAGTATCGATCTGCTCATCCACCCCTTCGACACCCCCGGCACGTCCGGGTGGACCGGCTACGGCGGGCATCTCACGCCCGAGCAGGAGGAACGGCTGACCGGCGGCCCGTCCCCCGCCCCGGCCGGCCCTCCGCTGCCCCCGGACGCCGAGGACGCCCCGCTGCTCGCCGCTCTCGCGGAGGACGGCCGTACCTCGCACACGCGGCTGGCCGAGGTCACCGGCTGGTCCAAGGGCCGCGTCGCACGCCGCCTGGAGTCCCTGGAGTCGTCCGGCGCCCTGTCGTACGACATCGATCTGCTGCCCGAGCGCCTCGGCTATCGCCTCAACGCGACTCTGTGGCTGCGCGTCGCCCCGGCCCGCCTGGAACGGACCGGACACGAGATCGCCGGGCACGAGGAGGTCGCGTTCGCCGGTGCCACCAGCGGCGACCACAACGTGATGGCCATCGTCACCTGCCGGGACGCCCAGGACTTCTACCGCTATCTGACCACCCGCCTCGCGGCGGTGCCGGGCGTCGACGCCTACGGGGTCAGCATCCGGGCCCGGCGCCTCAAGCAGGCCGCCTCACTGATCTCCCACGGCCGCCTGGTGCATCCCGTGCCCGGATAG
- a CDS encoding RNA helicase: protein MTLIDQLPPTDDPDALFEAFSSWTETQGITLYPAQEEALIEVVSGANVILSTPTGSGKSLVAAGAHFAALAQDKVTFYTAPIKALVSEKFFDLCKLFGTENVGMLTGDASVNADAPVICCTAEVLAAIALRDGKYADIGQVVMDEFHFYAEQDRGWAWQIPILELPQAQFVLMSATLGDVRMFEEDLTRRTGRPTSVVRSATRPVPLSYEYRLTPITETITELLDTRQSPVYIVHFTQASAVERAQSLMSINMCTKEEKEKIADLIGNFRFTTKFGQNLSRYVRHGIGVHHAGMLPKYRRLVEKLAQAGLLKVICGTDTLGVGVNVPIRTVLFTALTKYDGTRVRTLRAREFHQIAGRAGRAGFDTAGFVVAQAPEHVVENEKLVKKAGDDPKKKRKVVRKKAPEGFVAWSETTFDKLIQSDPEPLTSRFRVTHTMLLSVIARPGNAFEAMRHLLEDNHEPRKAQLRHIRQAIAIYRSLLDGGVVERLETPDAEGRIVRLTVDLQQNFALNQPLSTFALAAFELLDADSPSYALDMVSVVESTLDDPRQILAAQQNKARGEAIGQMKADGIEYEERMELLQDVTYPKPLSELLWHAYDVYRQSHPWVGDHPVSPKTVVRDMYERAMTFTEFTSNYELARTEGIVLRYLAGAYKALEHTIPDDLKSEDLEDLIAWLGEMVRQVDSSLLDEWEQLANPEVETAEQAQERADELKPVTANARAFRVLVRNAMFRRVELAALDRVRDLGELDGDAGWDEDAWGEAMDAYWDEHEELGTGPDARGPKLLKIDEDAEHGLWRVRQTFADPSGDHDWGISAEVDLAASDEEGRAVLRVTSVGQL from the coding sequence GTGACCCTAATCGATCAGCTGCCCCCGACCGACGACCCCGACGCCCTCTTCGAGGCATTCTCGTCATGGACCGAGACGCAGGGCATCACCCTCTATCCGGCTCAGGAGGAGGCGCTGATCGAGGTGGTCTCCGGGGCCAACGTGATCCTGTCCACCCCCACGGGCTCCGGCAAGAGCCTGGTCGCGGCCGGTGCGCACTTCGCGGCCCTGGCCCAGGACAAGGTCACCTTCTACACCGCGCCGATCAAGGCGCTGGTCTCGGAAAAGTTCTTCGACCTGTGCAAGCTGTTCGGCACGGAGAACGTCGGCATGCTCACCGGCGACGCCTCGGTCAACGCCGACGCCCCGGTGATCTGCTGCACGGCCGAGGTGCTGGCCGCCATCGCCCTGCGTGACGGGAAGTACGCAGACATCGGCCAGGTCGTGATGGACGAGTTCCACTTCTACGCGGAGCAGGACCGCGGCTGGGCCTGGCAGATCCCGATCCTGGAGCTGCCGCAGGCGCAGTTCGTCCTGATGTCCGCCACCCTCGGTGACGTCAGGATGTTCGAGGAGGACCTGACCCGCCGCACCGGCCGCCCCACCTCCGTGGTGCGGTCCGCGACGCGTCCGGTCCCGCTCAGTTACGAGTACCGGCTGACGCCCATCACCGAGACCATCACCGAACTGCTCGACACCCGGCAGTCGCCGGTCTACATCGTGCACTTCACCCAGGCGTCGGCCGTCGAGCGGGCGCAGTCGCTGATGAGCATCAACATGTGCACCAAGGAGGAGAAGGAGAAGATCGCCGATCTGATCGGCAACTTCCGCTTCACCACCAAGTTCGGCCAGAACCTCTCCCGTTATGTGCGGCACGGCATCGGGGTGCATCACGCGGGCATGCTGCCGAAGTACCGCAGGCTCGTGGAGAAGCTCGCGCAGGCGGGTCTGCTCAAGGTCATCTGCGGTACGGACACGCTCGGCGTCGGCGTCAACGTCCCCATTCGCACCGTGCTGTTCACCGCGCTCACCAAGTACGACGGCACCCGGGTGCGTACGCTGCGCGCCCGTGAGTTCCACCAGATCGCCGGCCGCGCCGGGCGGGCGGGCTTCGACACGGCGGGCTTCGTCGTCGCACAGGCCCCCGAGCACGTCGTCGAGAACGAGAAGCTGGTCAAGAAGGCGGGCGACGACCCGAAGAAGAAGCGCAAGGTCGTCCGCAAGAAGGCCCCCGAGGGCTTCGTGGCCTGGTCGGAGACGACGTTCGACAAGCTGATCCAGTCCGACCCGGAGCCGCTGACCTCCCGTTTCCGGGTCACCCACACCATGCTGTTGTCCGTCATCGCGCGTCCCGGCAACGCCTTCGAGGCGATGCGGCACCTGCTGGAGGACAACCACGAGCCGCGCAAGGCGCAGCTGCGCCACATCCGCCAGGCGATCGCCATCTACCGCTCGCTGCTGGACGGCGGCGTGGTGGAGCGGCTCGAAACCCCGGACGCGGAGGGCCGCATCGTGCGGCTCACCGTCGATCTCCAGCAGAACTTCGCGCTGAACCAGCCGCTGTCCACGTTCGCGCTCGCCGCGTTCGAGCTGCTGGACGCCGACTCCCCCTCGTACGCGCTGGACATGGTCTCGGTGGTCGAGTCGACGCTCGACGACCCGCGTCAGATCCTCGCCGCCCAGCAGAACAAGGCGCGCGGCGAGGCGATCGGGCAGATGAAGGCCGACGGCATCGAGTACGAGGAGCGGATGGAGCTCCTCCAGGACGTCACGTACCCGAAACCGCTGAGCGAGCTGCTGTGGCACGCGTACGACGTCTACCGGCAGAGCCACCCGTGGGTCGGTGACCACCCGGTGTCGCCCAAGACGGTGGTCCGTGACATGTACGAACGCGCCATGACGTTCACGGAGTTCACCTCTAACTACGAGCTGGCCCGCACCGAGGGCATCGTGCTGCGGTATCTCGCGGGCGCGTACAAGGCGCTGGAGCACACCATCCCGGACGACCTCAAGTCCGAGGACCTGGAGGACCTGATCGCCTGGCTCGGTGAGATGGTGCGGCAGGTGGACTCCAGTCTGCTCGACGAGTGGGAGCAGCTCGCCAACCCCGAGGTGGAGACGGCCGAGCAGGCGCAGGAGCGGGCCGACGAGCTCAAGCCGGTCACGGCGAACGCCCGCGCCTTCCGGGTGCTGGTGCGCAACGCGATGTTCCGCCGGGTCGAGCTGGCCGCGCTTGACCGGGTCCGCGATCTCGGTGAGCTGGACGGCGACGCGGGCTGGGACGAGGACGCGTGGGGCGAGGCGATGGACGCGTACTGGGACGAGCACGAGGAGCTGGGTACCGGTCCCGACGCCCGCGGCCCGAAGCTGCTGAAGATCGACGAGGACGCCGAGCACGGTCTGTGGCGGGTCCGGCAGACGTTCGCGGACCCGAGCGGCGACCACGACTGGGGCATCAGCGCCGAGGTCGATCTCGCCGCGTCCGACGAGGAGGGCCGGGCGGTGCTCCGGGTCACCTCCGTGGGCCAGTTGTGA
- a CDS encoding MFS transporter, producing the protein MNVTPSASGPADRRAATLAMACLGVFVAYLPVTTVSVSLPAIQAALGASTAQLAWVQDAFVLPMAAFILTAGVFGEVHGRKKVFQAGLASSAVGAAVALTAPSIELLWAGQALAGLGAAALLPTTLALISHAVPDHRERGKFIGLWATSLLLALAVGPLIAGVVLEHAAWRWIYLLVIPVSLVAMAVAARLLTDSRAPHGRRLDWPGQITAASAITALVYGVIEGGAGSFTDTRVLVALLVAVAGAVAFVLAERRSDSPMLDLALFRSPAFTATTLVAMITFLALIGFFFLLSLYFGLVQQLDTLQAGWRLLMVTGTAIVAGAPVGRLMHRVPARVLITAGLLVVTGSLLSLTTVDADTSFASIAWRLALLGLGMGGVLTPMTATAVASVPGHLAGMAAAGNNAFRQVGGALGPAVLGALLTARALDTFPAHLADAGITGAAGQGITETARSGGLGAVAGMHLGAATGPALSAVGDAFLDGLRLCLIVAAALTLLAALVSAVLLRRPRGASTVAASSSGAPAVAQAHVG; encoded by the coding sequence GTGAACGTCACACCCTCGGCGAGCGGGCCGGCCGACCGGCGGGCGGCCACGCTCGCCATGGCCTGCCTGGGCGTATTCGTCGCCTACTTGCCGGTGACCACCGTCTCCGTGAGCCTGCCCGCCATCCAGGCGGCACTCGGCGCGTCGACGGCCCAGCTGGCGTGGGTCCAGGACGCGTTCGTCCTGCCGATGGCCGCGTTCATCCTGACCGCCGGAGTGTTCGGAGAGGTCCACGGGCGCAAGAAGGTCTTCCAGGCGGGGCTGGCGTCCTCCGCCGTCGGTGCCGCCGTCGCCCTGACCGCCCCGTCGATCGAGCTGCTGTGGGCCGGTCAGGCACTCGCCGGACTCGGCGCGGCCGCGCTGCTGCCCACCACACTGGCCCTGATCAGCCACGCGGTGCCCGACCACCGGGAGCGCGGCAAGTTCATCGGCCTCTGGGCCACCTCGCTCCTGCTGGCGCTGGCCGTCGGACCGCTGATCGCCGGAGTCGTCCTGGAGCACGCCGCCTGGCGGTGGATCTATCTCCTGGTCATCCCCGTCTCGCTCGTCGCGATGGCGGTCGCCGCGCGGCTGCTGACCGACTCGCGCGCCCCGCACGGGCGGCGGCTGGACTGGCCGGGCCAGATCACCGCCGCGTCCGCGATCACCGCGCTGGTATACGGCGTGATCGAGGGCGGCGCCGGATCGTTCACCGACACCCGGGTCCTGGTGGCGCTGCTCGTCGCGGTGGCCGGCGCCGTCGCCTTCGTCCTGGCAGAGCGTCGCAGCGACAGCCCGATGCTGGACCTGGCGCTGTTTCGCAGCCCCGCGTTCACCGCGACCACCCTCGTCGCGATGATCACCTTCCTGGCGCTGATCGGCTTCTTCTTCCTCCTGAGCCTCTACTTCGGCCTGGTGCAGCAGCTCGACACCCTCCAGGCGGGCTGGCGGCTCCTCATGGTCACCGGCACCGCCATCGTCGCGGGCGCTCCCGTCGGCCGGCTGATGCACCGGGTGCCCGCCCGCGTCCTGATCACCGCCGGACTGCTCGTCGTCACCGGCTCCCTGCTCTCGCTGACCACCGTCGACGCCGACACCTCGTTCGCCTCCATCGCCTGGCGGCTGGCGCTGCTGGGCCTGGGCATGGGCGGCGTCCTGACACCCATGACCGCCACCGCCGTCGCCTCCGTGCCCGGTCACCTGGCGGGCATGGCCGCAGCCGGCAACAACGCCTTCCGGCAGGTCGGAGGGGCACTCGGCCCCGCCGTCCTGGGCGCCCTCCTCACCGCCCGCGCCCTCGACACCTTCCCCGCGCACCTCGCGGACGCCGGGATCACCGGGGCCGCCGGTCAGGGCATCACCGAGACCGCCCGCTCGGGCGGACTCGGCGCGGTCGCCGGAATGCACCTGGGCGCCGCCACGGGCCCGGCCCTGAGCGCCGTGGGCGACGCCTTCCTCGACGGCCTACGCCTCTGCCTGATCGTCGCCGCCGCCCTCACCCTGCTGGCCGCCCTGGTCTCCGCGGTCCTCCTGCGCCGCCCGCGCGGGGCCTCCACCGTCGCGGCCTCCTCCAGCGGCGCGCCCGCCGTCGCGCAGGCCCACGTGGGCTGA
- a CDS encoding metal-dependent hydrolase has product MMGPAHSLSGAAAWLGVGAAAAAAGHTMPWPVLVVGALITAGAALAPDLDHKSATISRAFGPVSRGLCEIVDKLSHAVYKATKMRGDSNRNGGHRTLTHTWLWAVLIGAGASAAAITGGRWAVLAILFVHLVLAVEGLLWRAARVSSDVLVWLLGATSAWILAGVLDKPGNGAGWLFEAPGQEYLWLGLPIVLGALVHDIGDALTVSGCPILWPIPVGRKRWYPIGPPKFMRFRAGSWVELKVLMPVFMVLGGVGAAAAMNVI; this is encoded by the coding sequence ATGATGGGACCGGCACACTCTCTGTCAGGGGCGGCGGCCTGGCTGGGGGTGGGCGCGGCTGCGGCAGCCGCGGGACACACCATGCCGTGGCCAGTCCTGGTCGTCGGCGCGCTGATCACCGCCGGCGCCGCGCTGGCACCGGACCTGGACCACAAGTCCGCGACCATCTCACGCGCCTTCGGGCCGGTCTCCCGCGGCCTCTGCGAGATCGTCGACAAGCTGTCGCACGCCGTCTACAAGGCGACGAAGATGCGGGGCGACTCGAACCGCAACGGCGGCCACCGGACCCTCACCCACACCTGGCTGTGGGCGGTGCTGATAGGTGCCGGCGCCTCCGCCGCCGCCATCACCGGCGGCCGCTGGGCGGTGCTGGCGATCCTCTTCGTCCACCTGGTGCTCGCCGTCGAGGGGCTGCTCTGGCGGGCCGCCCGGGTCTCCAGCGACGTCCTGGTGTGGCTGCTCGGCGCGACCAGCGCGTGGATTCTCGCCGGCGTCCTGGACAAGCCGGGCAACGGGGCGGGCTGGCTCTTCGAGGCCCCCGGCCAGGAGTACCTGTGGCTGGGGCTGCCGATCGTGCTGGGCGCTCTCGTCCACGACATCGGGGACGCGCTGACCGTCTCCGGCTGCCCGATCCTCTGGCCGATACCGGTGGGCCGCAAGCGCTGGTACCCGATCGGCCCGCCGAAGTTCATGCGCTTCCGGGCCGGCAGCTGGGTGGAACTGAAGGTGCTGATGCCGGTGTTCATGGTGCTCGGGGGAGTGGGCGCAGCGGCCGCGATGAACGTCATCTGA